A genomic window from Equus caballus isolate H_3958 breed thoroughbred chromosome 5, TB-T2T, whole genome shotgun sequence includes:
- the CELSR2 gene encoding cadherin EGF LAG seven-pass G-type receptor 2 isoform X2 gives MRSLAARAPLPTPLPPLLLLLLLLLPLPPLLGDQLGPCRSLGPGGRGSSGACAPVGWLCPASASNLWLYTSRCRDSGTELTGHLVPHHDGLKVWCPESGAHIPLPPAPEGCPWSCRLLGIGGHLSPQGKLTLPQEHPCLKAPRLRCQSCKLAQTPGLRAGEGSAGESMGGRRKRNVNTAPQFQPPSYQATVPENQPAGTPVASLRAIDPDEGEAGRLEYTMDALFDSRSNHFFSLDPITGAVTTAEELDRETKSTHVFRVTAQDHGMPRRSALATLTILVTDTNDHDPVFEQQEYKESLRENLEVGYEVLTVRATDGDAPPNANILYRLLEGPGGSPSEVFEIDPRSGVIRTRGPVDREEVESYQLTVEASDQGRDPGPRSATAAVFLSVEDDNDNAPQFSEKRYVVQVREDVTPGAPVLRVTASDRDKGSNALVHYSIMSGNARGQFYLDAQTGALDVVSPLDYETTKEYTLRIRAQDGGRPPLSNVSGLVTVQVLDINDNAPIFVSTPFQATVLESVPLGYLVLHVQAIDADAGDNARLEYRLAGVGHDFPFTINNGTGWISVAAELDREEVDFYSFGVEARDHGTPALTASASVTVTILDVNDNNPTFTQPEYTVRLNEDAAVGTSVVTVSAVDRDAHSVITYQITSGNTRNRFSITSQSGGGLVSLALPLDYKLERQYVLAVTASDGTRQDTAQVVVNVTDANTHRPVFQSSHYTVNVNEDRPAGTTVVLISATDEDTGENARITYFMEDSIPQFRIDADTGAVTTQAELDYEDQVSYTLAITARDNGIPQKSDTTYLEILVNDVNDNAPQFLRDSYQGSIYEDVPPFTSVLQISATDRDSGLNGRVFYTFQGGDDGDGDFIVESTSGIVRTLRRLDRENVAQYILRAYAVDKGMPPARTPMEVTVTVLDVNDNPPVFEQDEFDVFVEENSPIGLAVARVTATDPDEGTNAQIMYQIVEGNIPEVFQLDIFSGELTALVDLDYEDRPEYILVIQATSAPLVSRATVHVRLLDRNDNPPVLGNFEILFNNYVTNRSSSFPGGAIGRVPAHDPDISDSLTYSFERGNELSLVLLNASTGELRLSRALDNNRPLEAIMSVLVSDGVHSVTAQCALRVTIITDEMLTHSITLRLEDMSPERFLSPLLGLFIQAVAATLATPPDHVVVFNVQRDTDAPGGHILNVSLSVGQPPGPGGGPPFLPSEDLQERLYLNRSLLTAISAQRVLPFDDNICLREPCENYMRCVSVLRFDSSAPFIASSSVLFRPIHPVGGLRCRCPRGFTGDYCETEVDLCYSRPCGPHGRCRSREGGYTCLCRDGYTGEHCEVSARSGRCTPGVCKNGGTCVNLLVGGFKCDCPSGDFEKPYCQVTTRSFPARSFITFRGLRQRFHFTLALSFATKERNGLLLYNGRFNEKHDFVALEVIQEQVQLTFSAGESTTTVSPFVPGGVSDGQWHTVQLKYYNKPLLGQTGLPQGPSEQKVAVVTVDGCDTGVALRFGAVLGNYSCAAQGTQGGSKKSLDLTGPLLLGGVPDLPESFPVRTRHFVGCMRNLQVDSRHMDMADFIANNGTVPGCPAKKNVCDSNTCHNGGTCVNQWDSFSCECPLGFGGKSCAQEMANPQRFLGSSLVAWHGLSLPISQPWHLSLMFRTRQADGVLLQAVTRGRSTITLQLREGHVVLSVEGTGLQASSLQLEPGRANDGDWHHAQLALGASGGPGHAILSFDYGQQRAEGNLGPRLHGLHLSNITVGGVPGPASGVARGFRGCLQGVRVSETPEGVSSLDPSRGESINVEPGCSLPDPCDSNPCPANSYCSDDWDSYSCSCDPGYYGDNCTNVCDLNPCEHQSTCTRKPSAPHGYTCECPQNYLGPYCETRVDQPCPRGWWGHPTCGPCNCDVSKGFDPDCNKTSGECHCKENHYRPPGSPTCLLCDCYPTGSLSRVCDPEDGQCPCKPGVIGRQCDRCDNPFAEVTTNGCEVNYDSCPRAIEAGIWWPRTRFGLPAAAPCPKGSFGTAVRHCDEHRGWLPPNLFNCTSVTFSELKGFAERLQRNESGLDSGRSQWLALLLRNATQHTAGYFGSDVKVAYQLATRLLAHESAQRGFGLSATQDVHFTENLLRVGSALLDAANKRHWELIQQTEGGTAWLLQHYEAYASALAQNMRHTYLSPFTIVTPNIVISVVRLDKGNFAGAKLPRYEALRGERPPDLETTVILPESVFRETTPVVRPAGPGEAQEPEELARRQRRHPELSQGEAVASVIIYRTLAGLLPHNYDPDKRSLRVPKRPVINTPVVSISVHDDEELLPRALDKPVTVQFRLLETEERTKPICVFWNHSILVSGTGGWSARGCEVVFRNESHVSCQCNHMTSFAVLMDVSRRENGEILPLKTLTYVALGVTLAALLLTFLFLTLLRALRSNQHGIRRNLTAALGLAQLVFLLGINQADLPFACTVIAILLHFLYLCAFSWALLEALHLYRALTEVRDVNAGPMRFYYMLGWGVPAFITGLAVGLDPEGYGNPDFCWLSIYDTLIWSFAGPVAFAVSMSVFLYILAARASCAAQRQGFEKKGPVSGLRPSFAVLLLLSAAWLLALLSVNSDTLLFHYLFAACNCIQGPFIFLSYVVLSKEVRKALKFACSRKPSPDPALTTKSTLTSSYNCPSPYADGRLYQPYGDSAGSLHSASRSGKSQPSYIPFLLREESTLNPGQGPPGLGDPGGLFLDGQDQQHDPDTDSDSDLSLEDDQSGSYASTHSSDSEEEEEEEEEAAFPGEPGWDSLLGPGAERLPLHSTPKDGGVGPGKAPWPGDFGTTAKESGGNGASEERPRENGDALPREGSLGPFPGPSAQPHKGILKKKCLPTISEKSSLLRLPMEQGTGSSRGSSASEGSRGGPPPRPPPRQSLQEQLNGVMPIAMSIKAGTVDEDSSGSDSEETSI, from the exons ATGCGGAGCCTGGCGGCCCGCGCCCCTCTTCCAAcgccgctgccgccgctgctgctcctgctgctgctgctgctgccgctgccacCACTACTGGGAGACCAGCTGGGACCTTGTCGTTCCCTGGGGCCCGGGGGACGCGGCTCCTCAGGGGCCTGTGCCCCCGTGGGCTGGCTCTGTCCAGCCTCAGCCTCGAACCTCTGGCTCTACACCAGTCGCTGCCGGGATTCGGGGACCGAGCTGACTGGCCATCTGGTGCCCCACCACGATGGTCTGAAGGTCTGGTGTCCAGAATCCGGGGCCCATATCCCCCTGCCGCCAGCCCCAGAAGGCTGCCCCTGGAGCTGTCGCCTCCTGGGCATTGGAGGCCACCTTTCGCCACAGGGCAAGCTCACCCTGCCCCAGGAGCACCCATGCTTAAAGGCCCCACGGCTGAGATGCCAGTCCTGCAAATTGGCGCAGACCCCAGGACTCAGGGCAGGGGAAGGGTCAGCAGGAGAGTCCATGGGTGGGCGTCGGAAAAGGAATGTGAATACAGCTCCCCAGTTCCAGCCCCCCAGCTACCAGGCCACAGTGCCCGAGAACCAGCCGGCAGGTACCCCTGTGGCATCCCTGCGGGCCATCGACCCAGACGAGGGCGAGGCAGGTCGGCTTGAGTACACCATGGATGCCCTTTTCGATAGCCGCTCCAACCATTTCTTCTCCCTGGACCCAATCACTGGTGCTGTGACCACAGCTGAGGAGCTGGATCGTGAGACCAAGAGCACCCATGTGTTCAGGGTCACGGCACAGGATCATGGCATGCCCCGACGCAGTGCCCTGGCCACACTCACCATCTTGGTGACTGACACTAATGATCACGACCCTGTTTTTGAGCAGCAGGAGTACAAGGAGAGCCTCAGGGAGAACCTGGAGGTTGGCTATGAGGTGCTCACCGTCAGAGCCACAGATGGTGACGCCCCTCCCAATGCCAATATTCTGTATCGCCTGCTGGAGGGGCCTGGGGGCAGCCCCTCTGAAGTCTTTGAGATTGACCCTCGCTCTGGGGTGATTCGAACCCGTGGCCCAGTGGATCGGGAAGAGGTGGAATCTTACCAGTTGACAGTGGAGGCAAGTGACCAGGGTCGGGACCCCGGGCCACGGAGCGCCACAGCCGCTGTTTTCCTGTCTGTGGAGGATGACAATGACAATGCCCCCCAGTTTAGTGAGAAGCGCTACGTGGTCCAGGTGCGGGAGGATGTGACACCCGGGGCCCCCGTACTCCGGGTCACAGCCTCAGATCGAGACAAGGGCAGCAACGCCCTGGTGCATTACAGCATCATGAGTGGCAATGCTCGGGGACAGTTTTACCTGGATGCCCAGACTGGGGCTCTGGATGTAGTAAGCCCTCTTGACTATGAGACAACCAAGGAGTATACCCTACGGATTCGAGCACAGGATGGTGGCCGACCCCCACTCTCTAACGTCTCTGGCCTGGTGACAGTTCAGGTCCTGGATATCAACGACAATGCTCCCATCTTTGTCAGCACCCCCTTCCAGGCTACTGTTCTGGAGAGTGTCCCCTTAGGCTACCTGGTTCTCCATGTCCAGGCCATTGATGCTGATGCTGGGGACAATGCCCGCCTCGAATACCGCCTTGCTGGGGTCGGGCATGACTTCCCCTTTACCATCAACAATGGCACAGGCTGGATCTCCGTGGCTGCTGAGCTGGACCGAGAGGAGGTTGATTTCTACAGCTTTGGAGTAGAAGCCCGAGACCATGGCACCCCAGCACTCACTGCCTCGGCCAGTGTCACTGTGACCATCCTGGATGTGAATGACAACAACCCAACCTTTACTCAACCAGAGTACACAGTGCGACTCAATGAGGATGCAGCTGTGGGCACTAGCGTGGTGACAGTGTCAGCTGTGGACCGTGATGCCCACAGTGTCATCACCTACCAGATCACCAGCGGCAACACCCGCAACCGCTTCTCCATCACCAGCCAGAGTGGTGGTGGGCTAGTGTCCCTCGCTCTGCCACTGGACTACAAACTGGAGCGACAGTATGTGCTGGCTGTCACCGCCTCTGACGGCACGCGGCAGGACACGGCACAGGTGGTAGTGAATGTCACCGATGCCAATACCCATCGTCCCGTCTTTCAAAGCTCCCACTATACAGTGAATGTTAATGAGGACCGGCCAGCAGGCACTACAGTGGTGCTGATCAGTGCCACGGATGAGGACACAGGTGAGAATGCCCGCATCACCTACTTTATGGAGGACAGCATCCCCCAGTTCCGCATCGATGCAGACACAGGGGCTGTCACCACCCAGGCTGAGCTGGACTACGAGGACCAGGTATCTTACACCCTGGCCATCACTGCTCGGGATAATGGCATTCCCCAGAAGTCTGACACCACCTACCTGGAGATCCTGGTAAATGATGTGAATGACAATGCCCCTCAGTTTCTGCGGGACTCCTACCAGGGCAGCATCTACGAGGATGTGCCTCCCTTCACCAGCGTCCTGCAGATCTCAGCCACTGACCGTGACTCTGGCCTTAATGGCAGAGTCTTCTACACCTTCCAAGGGGGCGATGATGGAGATGGTGACTTTATCGTGGAATCCACGTCAGGCATTGTGCGAACACTGCGGAGGCTGGATCGTGAGAATGTGGCCCAGTACATCTTACGGGCATACGCAGTGGACAAGGGGATGCCTCCAGCCCGCACGCCCATGGAAGTGACGGTCACTGTGTTGGATGTGAATGACAATCCACCTGTCTTTGAGCAGGATGAGTTTGATGTATTTGTGGAAGAGAACAGCCCCATTGGGCTGGCCGTGGCCCGAGTTACAGCCACTGACCCTGACGAAGGCACCAATGCCCAGATCATGTACCAGATTGTGGAGGGCAACATCCCTGAGGTCTTCCAGCTGGACATCTTCTCTGGGGAGCTGACTGCCCTGGTGGACTTGGACTATGAGGACCGACCTGAATACATCTTGGTCATCCAGGCCACGTCGGCTCCCCTGGTGAGCCGGGCTACAGTCCACGTCCGCCTGCTTGACCGCAATGACAACCCACCAGTGCTGGGCAACTTTGAGATCCTTTTCAACAACTATGTCACCAACCGCTCAAGCAGCTTCCCAGGGGGTGCCATTGGCCGTGTGCCTGCCCACGACCCTGACATCTCAGACAGCCTGACTTACAGCTTTGAGCGAGGAAATGAACTCAGCCTGGTCCTGCTCAATGCCTCCACAGGCGAGCTGAGGCTGAGCCGGGCACTGGACAACAACCGGCCTCTGGAGGCCATCATGAGCGTGCTGGTGTCAG ACGGCGTGCACAGTGTGACAGCCCAGTGCGCACTGCGCGTCACCATCATCACGGACGAGATGCTCACGCACAGCATCACGCTGCGACTGGAGGACATGTCGCCCGAGCGCTTCCTGTCGCCGCTGCTGGGCCTCTTCATCCAGGCGGTGGCAGCCACGCTGGCCACACCCCCAGACCACGTGGTGGTCTTCAACGTGCAGCGGGACACCGATGCCCCTGGCGGCCACATCCTCAACGTGAGCCTGTCGGTGGGCCAGCCTCCGGGGCCCGGGGGCGGGCCCCCCTTCCTGCCCTCCGAGGACCTGCAGGAGCGCCTGTACCTCAACCGCAGCCTGCTGACGGCCATCTCGGCGCAGCGCGTGCTGCCCTTCGACGACAACATCTGCCTGCGCGAGCCCTGCGAGAACTACATGCGCTGCGTTTCGGTGCTGCGCTTCGACTCCTCCGCGCCCTTCATCGCCTCCTCCTCCGTGCTTTTCCGGCCCATCCACCCAGTCGGGGGGCTCCGCTGCCGCTGCCCCCGCGGCTTCACGGGCGACTACTGCGAGACCGAGGTGGACCTCTGCTACTCGCGGCCCTGCGGCCCCCACGGACGCTGCCGCAGCCGCGAGGGCGGCTACACCTGCCTCTGCCGCGACGGCTACACGG GTGAGCACTGTGAGGTGAGTGCCCGCTCAGGCCGTTGCACCCCGGGTGTCTGCAAGAATGGGGGCACCTGTGTCAACCTGCTGGTGGGTGGCTTCAAGTGCGACTGCCCATCTGGAGACTTCGAGAAGCCCTACTGCCAGGTGACCACACGCAGCTTCCCCGCCCGCTCCTTCATCACCTTTCGTGGCCTGCGCCAGCGCTTCCACTTCACCCTGGCCCTCTC GTTTGCCACCAAGGAGCGCAACGGGCTGCTGTTGTACAACGGGCGCTTCAACGAGAAGCATGACTTTGTGGCTCTCGAGGTGATCCAGGAGCAGGTCCAGCTCACCTTCTCTGCAG GAGAGTCAACCACCACCGTGTCCCCATTCGTGCCCGGAGGGGTCAGTGACGGCCAGTGGCACACAGTGCAGCTGAAGTACTACAATAAG CCACTGTTGGGCCAGACGGGGCTCCCACAGGGCCCATCCGAGCAAAAGGTGGCTGTGGTGACCGTGGATGGCTGTGACACAGGGGTGGCCCTGCGCTTCGGAGCTGTGCTGGGCAACTACTCCTGTGCAGCCCAGGGCACCCAGGGTGGCAGCAAGAA GTCTCTGGATCTGACAGGGCCCCTGCTGCTGGGCGGGGTGCCTGACCTGCCCGAGAGCTTCCCTGTCCGGACGCGGCACTTTGTGGGCTGCATGAGGAACCTGCAGGTGGACAGCCGGCACATGGACATGGCTGACTTCATTGCCAACAACGGCACTGTGCCTG GCTGCCCTGCCAAGAAGAACGTGTGTGACAGCAACACTTGCCACAACGGGGGCACCTGTGTGAACCAGTGGGACTCATTCAGCTGCGAGTGCCCTCTGGGTTTCGGGGGCAAGAGCTGTGCCCAGG AAATGGCCAACCCACAGCGCTTCCTGGGCAGCAGTCTGGTGGCCTGGCATGGCCTctccctgcccatctcccagCCCTGGCACCTCAGCCTCATGTTCCGCACACGCCAGGCCGATGGCGTCCTGCTGCAGGCCGTCACCAGGGGGCGCAGCACCATCACCCTGCAG CTGCGGGAGGGCCACGTGGTGCTGAGTGTGGAGGGCACAGGGCTCCAGGCCTCGTCTCTCCAGCTGGAGCCAGGCCGCGCCAATGATGGCGACTGGCACCATGCGCAGCTGGCCCTAGGAGCTAGCGGGGGCCCCGGCCATGCCATCCTGTCCTTCGACTATGGGCAGCAGCGGGCAGAGGGCAACCTGGGCCCCCGGCTGCATGGGCTGCACCTGAGCAACATTACAGTGGGAGGAGTGCCTGGGCCAGCCAGTGGTGTGGCCCGTGGCTTCCGGGGCTGTTTGCAG GGTGTGCGGGTAAGCGAGACACCCGAGGGTGTTAGCAGTCTGGATCCCAGCCGCGGGGAAAGCATCAACGTGGAGCCAGGCTGTAGCCTGCCGGACCCCTGTGACTCGAACCCGTGTCCTGCCAACAGCTATTGCAGCGATGACTGGGACAGCTATTCCTGCAGCTGTGATCCAG GTTACTATGGTGACAACTGTACTAATGTGTGTGACCTGAATCCATGTGAGCACCAGTCCACATGTACACGAAAGCCAAGTGCCCCCCACGGCTACACCTGCGAGTGTCCCCAAAATTACCTTGGGCCATACTGTGAGACCAG GGTTGACCAGCCTTGTCCCCGAGGCTGGTGGGGCCACCCCACGTGTGGCCCGTGCAACTGTGACGTCAGCAAAGGCTTTGACCCAGACTGCAACAAGACAAGCGGCGAGTGCCACTGCAAG gagAACCACTATCGGCCACCTGgcagccccacctgcctcctgtGCGATTGCTACCCCACAGGCTCTTTGTCCCGTGTCTGTGACCCTGAAGATGGCCAGTGTCCGTGCAAGCCGGGCGTCATTGGGCGCCAGTGTGACCGCTGTGACAACCCCTTTGCTGAGGTCACCACCAATGGCTGTGAAG TGAATTACGACAGCTGCCCACGCGCCATCGAGGCTGGGATCTGGTGGCCCCGTACCCGCTTCGGGCTGCCTGCTGCTGCCCCCTGCCCCAAAGGCTCCTTTG GGACCGCTGTGCGCCACTGTGACGAGCACAGGGGCTGGCTCCCCCCAAACCTCTTCAACTGCACATCAGTCACCTTCTCAGAGCTGAAGGGCTTT GCTGAGCGGCTGCAGCGGAATGAGTCAGGCCTGGACTCGGGGCGCTCCCAGTGGCTGGCCCTGCTTCTGCGCAATGCGACACAGCACACAGCTGGCTACTTTGGCAGTGATGTCAAGGTGGCCTACCAGCTGGCCACACGGCTGTTGGCCCACGAGAGCGCCCAGCGGGGCTTCGGGCTGTCTGCCACGCAGGATGTACACTTCACTGAG AATCTCCTGCGAGTGGGCAGTGCCCTCCTGGATGCAGCCAACAAGCGGCACTGGGAGCTGATCCAGCAGACAGAGGGTGGCACCGCCTGGCTGCTCCAGCACTATGAGGCCTACGCCAGTGCCCTGGCCCAGAACATGCGGCACACCTACCTAAGCCCCTTCACTATTGTCACACCCAACATTG TCATCTCTGTAGTGCGCTTGGACAAGGGTAATTTCGCTGGGGCCAAGCTGCCCCGCTACGAGGCGCTGCGGGGGGAGCGGCCCCCGGATCTTGAGACAACAGTCATTCTGCCCGAGTCTGTCTTCAGAG AGACGACCCCTGTGGTCAGGCCCGCGGGCCCCGGAGAGGCCCAGGAGCCAGAGGAGCTGGCACGGCGTCAGCGGCGGCACCCAGAGCTGAGCCAGGGTGAGGCTGTGGCCAGCGTCATCATCTACCGCACCCTGGCTGGGCTGCTGCCCCATAACTATGACCCAGACAAGCGCAGCCTGAG AGTTCCCAAACGCCCTGTCATCAACACGCCTGTGGTGAGCATCAGCGTCCATGATGATGAGGAGCTTCTCCCTCGCGCCCTGGACAAGCCAGTCACGGTGCAGTTCCGGCTGCTGGAGACGGAGGAGAGGACCAAGCCCATCTGTGTCTTCTGGAACCATTCGATTCT GGTCAGTGGCACGGGTGGCTGGTCGGCCCGAGGCTGTGAAGTCGTCTTCCGCAACGAGAGCCACGTCAGCTGCCAGTGCAACCACATGACGAGCTTCGCTGTGCTCATGGATGTGTCCCGGCGGGAG AATGGGGAGATCCTGCCACTGAAGACACTGACATACGTAGCCCTAGGGGTCACCTTGGCTGCCCTGCTGCTCAccttcctcttcctcactctCCTGCGTGCCCTGCGCTCCAACCAGCACGGCATCCGACGGAACCTCACTGcggccctgggcctggcccagcTGGTCTTCCTCCTGGGAATCAACCAGGCTGACCTGCCT TTTGCTTGCACAGTCATCGCCATCCTGCTGCACTTCCTGTACCTCTGCGCCTTTTCCTGGGCTCTGCTGGAGGCCTTGCACCTGTACCGGGCGCTCACTGAGGTGCGCGACGTCAATGCTGGCCCCATGCGCTTCTACTACATGCTGGGCTGGGGCGTGCCCGCCTTCATCACAG GTCTAGCTGTGGGCCTGGACCCCGAGGGCTATGGGAACCCTGACTTCTGCTGGCTCTCCATCTACGACACGCTCATCTGGAGTTtcgctggccctgtggccttcGCTGTCTCA aTGAGTGTCTTCCTGTACATCCTGGCGGCCCGGGCCTCCTGTGCTGCCCAGCGGCAGGGTTTTGAGAAGAAAGGCCCTGT CTCGGGCCTGCGGCCCTCCTTCGCTGTCCTCCTGCTGCTGAGCGCTGCGTGGCTGCTGGCACTGCTCTCCGTCAACAGTGACACCCTCCTCTTCCACTACCTCTTTGCTGCCTGCAATTGCATCCAG GGCCCCTTCATCTTCCTCTCCTACGTGGTGCTTAGCAAGGAGGTCCGGAAAGCACTCAAGTTTGCCTGCAGCCGCAAgcccagccctgaccctgctctGACCACCAAGTCCACCCTGACCTCG TCCTACAACTGCCCCAGCCCCTACGCAGACGGGCGGCTGTACCAGCCCTACGGAGACTCGGCAGGTTCTCTGCACAGTGCCAGCCGCTCGGGCAAGAGTCAACCCAGCTACATCCCCTTCTTGCTGAG GGAGGAGTCCACACTGAACCCTGGCCAAGGGCCCCCTGGCCTTGGCGACCCAGGCGGCCTATTCCTGGACGGTCAAGATCAGCAGCATG atcCTGACACAGACTCCGACAGTGACCTGTCCCTGGAAGATGACCAGAGTGGCTCCTATGCCTCTACCCACT